In a genomic window of Lycium ferocissimum isolate CSIRO_LF1 chromosome 9, AGI_CSIRO_Lferr_CH_V1, whole genome shotgun sequence:
- the LOC132029405 gene encoding CASP-like protein 2D1, producing MGFLENDASNLKVLDCTLRLFVIPLSIASVWLSVSNQQDNTSYGRLEFSNFTGLKYMVGISAASGGYALLTAISLWVRNLVTKAWFFFVSDQVVAYLMVTSLAAIWEILYLAYNGDQKVSWSEACTSYGKFCSRLKLVLVLHAITLCCFLALAVISAYRVFSRYQPPSIENEEEKEMHT from the exons ATGggatttcttgaaaatgatgCATCAAATCTTAAAGTCCTTGACTGTACTCTAAGGCTGTTTGTCATTCCCTTGTCTATTGCATCCGTATGGTTGTCTGTCTCCAACCAACAGGATAATACTAGTTATGGAAGATTGGAATTCAGCAATTTCACAGGACTCAA GTACATGGTTGGCATTAGTGCTGCATCAGGTGGATATGCTCTTTTAACTGCTATATCTTTGTGGGTCAGGAATTTAGTCACTAAAGCATGGTTCTTCTTTGTTTCTGACCAG GTTGTAGCATACTTAATGGTTACATCATTGGCTGCAATTTGGGAAATTCTTTACTTAGCCTATAATGGTGACCAAAAAGTGTCATGGAGTGAAGCCTGCACTTCCTATGGAAAATTTTGCAGTAGATTGAAGCTGGTTTTGGTTCTCCATGCCATTACCCTTTGTTGTTTCCTTGCATTAGCTGTGATTTCAGCTTATAGGGTCTTTAGCAGATATCAGCCTCCTAGTATagagaatgaagaagaaaaggaaatgcaCACCTGA